DNA sequence from the Peptococcaceae bacterium genome:
TATGCTTGATTTGCGATTAGAAAATCATAAAAATAGCTTACATCGCAAAAAGCTCCCGTAAAAAATAGGTTGACAGCCACCATAGGTTATGCTAACATTTTAAAATGCGATTATTTGCCTGGCCCAGATGAAAACCACGAAACGAATACAGCGCGGGGAATAGTGAATAATGCAGGTAATAAAAGGCAAGAATAGATAGGTGGAGCGCAAATAGCAAGGTGTTTTAACCTTGCTATTAGGTGTTTTTATTTAACATTTTTATTTTTATTAAATAATGTTGCACATATAGGGCATGAGGGGTGAGAGATTTAATGCGTCGTCCGGTACAGGTGGGAAAAAGAACGAGGGTCAGCTACGCAAGGATCAAAGAAGTGCTTGAAATGCCCAATCTGATTGAAATTCAACAGAATTCTTACCAGTGGTTTTTAAATGAAGGAATAAAAGAGATGTTTCGTGATATTTCCCCGATACAGGATTTTACCGGAAACCTGGTCCTTGAATTCATCGACTACAGCCTGGGAGAGCCCAAGTATCAGGTGGAGGAATGCAAAGAGCGGGATGTGACCTATGCCGCACCCCTGCGGGTAAAAGTCAGGCTGATTAATAAAGAGACAGGGGAAGTCAAAGAACAGGAAGTTTTCATGGGCGACTTCCCCCTGATGACGGAAAAAGGAACATTTATCATCAACGGCGCCGAAAGAGTAATAGTAAGCCAGCTGGTCAGGTCTCCCGGCGTTTATTACACCGAGCAGGTTGATCCCAGCGGCAAAAAGATATACGGCGCCACCATAATTCCCAACCGCGGCGCATGGCTGGAATTTGAGACCGACATCAACGACAACATTTTTGTGCGGGTTGACAGGACACGCAAACTTCCCGCCACAGTGCTTTTGCGGGCCCTTGGGTACAGCAGCAACGGCCAGATTGCCGAACTTTTCAAGGAAGATGAACGGATCCGCCTCACCCTGGAGCGCGACCATACCGAATCGGAAGACGAAGCCCTGGTGGAAATCTATAAAAGACTGCGTCCCGGGGAACCTCCCACGGTCGAAAGCGCGCGTTCCCTGCTGCACACTTTGTTCTTTGACGCCAAACGCTACGACCTGGCGCATGTCGGACGCTATAAACTTAACAAAAAGCTGAAAGTGGATATTCCGCCCCATGTCCGGCATATAACCAGGGAAGACATCATTGCGACCATTAAACAACTGCTGAAACTCATGAACGGGGAAGGGAAGCCGGATGACATTGATCACCTGGGCAACCGCCGCCTTCGTTCGGTGGGGGAACTTCTCCAGAACCAGTTCCGCATAGGTTTATCAAGGATGGAGCGCGTGGTGCGCGAGCGAATGACTATTCAGGATGTGGAAGTCATCACTCCGCAGATCCTTATTAATATACGGCCGGTGGTGGCCGCAATCAAGGAGTTCTTTGGCTCCAGCCAGCTCTCGCAGTTTATGGACCAGACCAATCCCCTGGCGGAGCTTACGCACAAGCGGCGCTTGAGCGCTCTTGGACCGGGCGGCCTGTCCCGTGAAAGAGCCGGTTTCGAAGTGCGCGACGTTCACCATTCCCATTATGGACGCATGTGCCCGATTGAGACACCGGAAGGTCCTAACATTGGGCTGATTGGTTCTTTAAGCACGTACGGGCGAATCAATGAATACGGCTTTATAGAGACGCCGTACCGCAAAGTGAATAAGGAAACCGGCCAGGTGACGGACGAGATCGTCTACCTTACCGCTGATGAAGAAGACAACTATGTCATTGCCCAGGCCAACGCTCCTTTGGATGAAGAAGGACGCTTTGTCAACTCCAAGGTCAATGCCCGCCACGGCAGCGAGACTCTTGTCGTCTCCGTGGATAAAGTGGATTTCATGGACGTGTCTCCCAAACAGATAGTTTCCATTGCCACCGCCATGATCCCCTTTTTAGAGCATGATGACGCAAACCGCGCTTTGATGGGGGCCAACATGCAGCGGCAGGCCGTGCCTCTTTTGCGTACGGAGGCTCCCTTCGTCGGGACCGGTGAGGAATTCAAGGCGGCGAGGGATTCCGGGGTGGTCGTACTGGCGAAAAACTCCGGGATAGTGGAAAGAGTCACGGCCAATGAGATCGTCATTCATACAGACGACGGCAGCAAGGAGACATACAGGCTGATAAAGTTCGCCCGTTCCAACCAGGGTACGTGCATGAATCAAAAACCGATTGTCAAAAAGGGAGAGCGGGTGGAAAAAGGACAGGTGATAGCCGACGGGCCCTCCACCGACCAGGGTGAACTTGCCCTGGGTAGAAACGTGCTGGTGGCCTTTATGACCTGGGAAGGCTACAATTATGAAGACGCTATCCTTATCAGTAAAAAACTGGTTAAAGAAGACTATTTCACATCCATCCACATTGAGGAATATGAGTGTGACGCCAGGGATACCAAGCTTGGCCCGGAAGAGATAACCCGGGATATTCCCAACGTGGGAGAAGACGTTTTAAAGGACCTGGATGAACGCGGGATCATCCGTATTGGGGCGGAAGTGCGGCCCGGCGATATACTTGTCGGCAAAGTGACTCCGAAGGGCGAAACCGAGCTCACTGCGGAAGAGCGGCTTCTGCGGGCTATTTTTGGCGAAAAGGCCAGGGAGGTAAGGGATACCTCGCTGCGCGTGCCGCACGGCGAAGCCGGCAAAGTTGTTGACGTGAAGGTATTCTCGCGGGAAAACGGCGACGAACTGGCTCCCGGCGTGAACCAGATAGTGCGCGTTTACATTGCCCAGAAGAGAAAGATTTCGGAAGGCGATAAGATGGCAGGCCGGCACGGCAACAAAGGCGTGATTTCGCGCATACTGCCGGAAGAGGATATGCCGTTTTTGCCGGACGGCACGCCCATCGAAATTGTCTTGAATCCCCTTGGCGTCCCGTCCCGTATGAATATCGGGCAGGTCCTGGAAACCCACCTGGGCTGGGCGGCGAAAACCCTCGACCTGAGGGTTGCCACGCCGGTATTTGACGGGGCTACCGAAGAGGATATTAAAACCCTTTTGGCGGAGGCAAAGCTTCCCGTGCACGGGAAAACCGTACTGTACGACGGGAGGACCGGCGAACCTTTTGACAACGAGATCACCGTTGGCTATATGTATATGCTTAAACTGGCCCACCTGGTCGATGACAAGATCCACGCGCGTTCCACCGGGCCGTATTCGCTTGTTACCCAGCAGCCTTTGGGCGGCAAGGCCCAGTTCGGCGGACAGCGCTTTGGGGAAATGGAAGTCTGGGCGCTGGAAGCCTACGGCGCTTCCTATACCTTGCAGGAGATACTGACCGTCAAGTCTGATGACGTGGTGGGACGGGTTAAGACCTATGAAGCCATAGTCAAGGGTGAAAACGTCCCCGAACCCGGTGTCCCCGAATCCTTCAAAGTTCTGATCAAAGAGCTACAGAGCCTGGGGCTCGATGTCAAAGTGCTTTCAGAAAATGACGAGGAAATTGAAATCAAGGAAATTGACGACGACATCAGCGAAGCAGCCAAGGAACTGGGACTTGATATACATGCTCCGGATAGACCGCTCCTCGATGAATACGAAGAAAGTGAAGAGGAACAGGAGAACGACGGGTTCCTGGAATATGACCCGGACCTGGAAGAGCTGGACGTAGATGAGGACAATGATGACTTCAATGACCGCTGACTGAAGCGGTGAGAAAAATTGAAGGAGGGAGCGACGCCCTTGTTAGATGTTAATAACTTCGACAGGATGAGAATCGGACTGGCTTCTCCTGAGCAAATACGCGCATGGTCAAGCGGCGAGGTTAAAAAACCCGAGACCATTAACTACCGCACTTTAAAACCCGAACGCGAAGGACTGTTTTGCGAAAAGATTTTCGGACCTACCAGGGATTGGGAATGCCACTGCGGAAAATACAAGCGCGTCAGGTACAAAGGAATCATCTGCGACCGCTGCGGTGTTGAAGTTACCAAGTCCAAGGTTCGCCGTGAAAGGCTTGGGCATATTGAACTTGCCGCGCCATGCTCGCACATCTGGTATTTTAAAGGCATCCCCAGCCGGATGGGACTTATTCTCGATATTTCCCCGCGTTCCCTGGAAAAAGTGCTGTATTTTGTTTCATACATCGTAACTGAGCCCGGTGATACCCCCTTGATGAAAAAACAGCTGCTTTCAGAAATGGAATACCGGGAGTATAAGGAAAAATATGGGAATAGGTTTCAGGCCGGGATGGGAGCCGAAGCAATCAAGGTTCTCCTTGAAGAGATGGACCTGGATGAGATAGCTGCCGAATTGAGGGCCGAACTGCGCGAGGCGACAGGCCAGCGCAAAGTAAGGGCAATCCGCAGGCT
Encoded proteins:
- the rpoB gene encoding DNA-directed RNA polymerase subunit beta, which codes for MRRPVQVGKRTRVSYARIKEVLEMPNLIEIQQNSYQWFLNEGIKEMFRDISPIQDFTGNLVLEFIDYSLGEPKYQVEECKERDVTYAAPLRVKVRLINKETGEVKEQEVFMGDFPLMTEKGTFIINGAERVIVSQLVRSPGVYYTEQVDPSGKKIYGATIIPNRGAWLEFETDINDNIFVRVDRTRKLPATVLLRALGYSSNGQIAELFKEDERIRLTLERDHTESEDEALVEIYKRLRPGEPPTVESARSLLHTLFFDAKRYDLAHVGRYKLNKKLKVDIPPHVRHITREDIIATIKQLLKLMNGEGKPDDIDHLGNRRLRSVGELLQNQFRIGLSRMERVVRERMTIQDVEVITPQILINIRPVVAAIKEFFGSSQLSQFMDQTNPLAELTHKRRLSALGPGGLSRERAGFEVRDVHHSHYGRMCPIETPEGPNIGLIGSLSTYGRINEYGFIETPYRKVNKETGQVTDEIVYLTADEEDNYVIAQANAPLDEEGRFVNSKVNARHGSETLVVSVDKVDFMDVSPKQIVSIATAMIPFLEHDDANRALMGANMQRQAVPLLRTEAPFVGTGEEFKAARDSGVVVLAKNSGIVERVTANEIVIHTDDGSKETYRLIKFARSNQGTCMNQKPIVKKGERVEKGQVIADGPSTDQGELALGRNVLVAFMTWEGYNYEDAILISKKLVKEDYFTSIHIEEYECDARDTKLGPEEITRDIPNVGEDVLKDLDERGIIRIGAEVRPGDILVGKVTPKGETELTAEERLLRAIFGEKAREVRDTSLRVPHGEAGKVVDVKVFSRENGDELAPGVNQIVRVYIAQKRKISEGDKMAGRHGNKGVISRILPEEDMPFLPDGTPIEIVLNPLGVPSRMNIGQVLETHLGWAAKTLDLRVATPVFDGATEEDIKTLLAEAKLPVHGKTVLYDGRTGEPFDNEITVGYMYMLKLAHLVDDKIHARSTGPYSLVTQQPLGGKAQFGGQRFGEMEVWALEAYGASYTLQEILTVKSDDVVGRVKTYEAIVKGENVPEPGVPESFKVLIKELQSLGLDVKVLSENDEEIEIKEIDDDISEAAKELGLDIHAPDRPLLDEYEESEEEQENDGFLEYDPDLEELDVDEDNDDFNDR